The following proteins come from a genomic window of Sorghum bicolor cultivar BTx623 chromosome 3, Sorghum_bicolor_NCBIv3, whole genome shotgun sequence:
- the LOC8061824 gene encoding uncharacterized protein LOC8061824, whose translation MNKLADASGTPSFRREKWLSGTTGVLIPFRQAAKRPSALRHPRRHGSSAQIRSQEAKRKYSIVCFEALTNCYWGAKRARSALGAGRSSSNKSGGSSSSTCTRRDWANLGDGPAGLIAEIALASDVADYVRFRAVCKPWRQCSPDPRAGGGLDARFLPRRWIMLDKALAGSSHHRFLNVSTGECIRMGLPELLEGEHRFLKVTPEGLLLLFHKSTKIARLLNPLTRQLIDLPPLTAFVRGGDCDERQQRGPFVQTVGLTEDSTVAVSFCYPMKLAFAKPGDDNWTVVNEGYIDSALPFAGRFYCATNRGIMVLNNTSEQQQQPPRLTMVADLNKSFIYFSRMMHSLHLVDNGGELMLVHRTIGQGKCREYDVYRLDFEAGILIPVKRLNGRAVFMGMQRTISVSVEAFPYVSADTIYLGYGCDRNTEEYNIADGSRYSRSRIYDGSVSPDTIVQSLICYCIKDKDI comes from the exons ATGAATAAGCTGGCGGATGCCTCTGGAACCCCCTCCTTCCGGCGGGAAAAGTGGCTGTCGGGGACCACCGGAGTCCTAATCCCCTTCCGGCAGGCGGCAAAGCGACCGAGCGCCCTTCGCCATCCGCGCCGCCACGGCTCTTCCGCCCAGATTCGATCACAGGAAGCGAAGCGAAAGTACTCGATCGTATGCTTCGAGGCTCTAACCAACTGCTATTGGGGGGCCAAGCGCGCGCGCTCGGCTCTCGGCGCTGGCCGCTCCAGCTCTAATAAAAG tggcggcagcagcagcagcacctgcACAAGAAGGGACTGGGCGAACCTTGGGGACGGGCCAGCTGGACTGATCGCCGAGATTGCCCTTGCCAGCGATGTAGCCGACTATGTCCGCTTCCGCGCCGTGTGCAAACCGTGGCGGCAGTGCTCGCCAGACCCGCGCGCCGGTGGCGGCCTGGACGCTCGCTTTCTACCCCGCCGGTGGATTATGCTTGACAAAGCACTCGCAGGGTCCTCCCACCATCGCTTCCTCAACGTGTCTACCGGCGAGTGCATTCGGATGGGCCTCCCGGAGCTACTGGAGGGGGAGCACAGGTTTCTCAAGGTCACCCCCGAGGGCCTCCTGCTGCTTTTCCACAAATCCACAAAGATTGCTCGCCTGCTTAACCCGCTCACGCGCCAGCTCATTGATCTACCCCCTTTGACCGCATTCGTGCGAGGTGGAGACTGTGACGAGCGGCAACAACGGGGTCCTTTTGTGCAGACCGTTGGCCTCACTGAGGACTCTACAGTGGCAGTCTCCTTCTGCTATCCCATGAAGCTTGCTTTTGCTAAGCCTGGTGACGACAATTGGACTGTGGTAAATGAAGGATACATAGATTCAGCTTTGCCTTTTGCGGGGCGTTTCTACTGTGCCACCAACAGAGGTATCATGGTGCTGAATAACACttcagagcagcagcagcagccaccaCGGCTGACAATGGTTGCTGACCTGAATaagtcatttatttatttttcccgAATGATGCATAGCCTTCACCTGGTGGACAATGGTGGAGAACTCATGCTGGTGCACCGAACTATTGGCCAGGGCAAATGCAGGGAGTATGATGTTTATAGATTGGATTTCGAAGCTGGGATCTTGATCCCAGTCAAGCGCCTCAATGGACGTGCCGTGTTCATGGGCATGCAGCGCACCATTTCGGTATCAGTAGAGGCATTTCCCTATGTCAGTGCTGATACCATCTATTTGGGATATGGATGTGATAGAAACACTGAGGAGTACAATATTGCAGATGGAAGCAGATACAGTCGGTCTAGGATCTATGATGGATCGGTATCCCCAGATACCATTGTCCAAAGTCTGATCTGCTACTGCATCAAGGACAAGGACATATAG